From the genome of Nicotiana tabacum cultivar K326 chromosome 2, ASM71507v2, whole genome shotgun sequence:
AGGGAGGAAAAAGAGGTAGGGTTCTTTTATATTAAGAAAAATGGAGTAGTGGGGATGGGTTATTGGGTGAGTTAAAATGGGTATACGGGTCAGGGTCAAGGGGTTAACgggttaaataaaaataaaaatgaaaataaagaaattcaaaaacttaCCTGGGCACCAGGCCAAAGCAACGCGTTGCCTGTGCGTTGGGGAAGGAAATCGCATCTGGACCCAGGACCAGTGTAGCTCGAGGCTCTGGCCTGGACACTGGTCACCCCTTTTTTTAATGCTCCATTCCGCCCGAACATTTTATACATAACTTACACATATCAATACCACTCCTATATACAATTTCTATGATtacaacaaaaatcaaaacaCCATTCTACATTCTAACTACAAAGAGAAACAATTCTACGAAAGCAATAAAAATTAGATTGCCTCCTAACAAGCGCATGATTTAACGTCGTAGCACTATGCAGGGCCTCGCCTGATCATCGGAGAGTAGCACTTTAGATTGATGATGAATAACATCTCCCCAATAATACTTGACTCTTTGCCCATTCACCATAAAGGTTCTTTCTCCATTTAAAGTGCGCAACTCGATTGCACTATATGGGGTGACCTTCACCACCTTAAATAGACCTGGCCACCTTGATTTTAACTTCTCAGAAAACCACTTGATCTTGAAATTGAATAATAATACTTTTTGTCCTGGTTCGAAGTGACGGGATTGGATACGCTTGTCATACCATCTCTTTATTTTCTCCTTGTAAAGCTTGGAATTTTCATAAGCGTGCAGCCTGAACTCATCTAACTCATTCAACTGCAAGAAGCTCCTCTTGCCTGCAGCTTCCAAATCCATATACAACCTTTTGACTGCCTAGCACACCTTATGCTCAAGTTCGAACGGCAAGTGACATGCCTTCTAATACACAAGCTTGTATGGAGATATTCCAATTGGCATTTTGTATGCAGTTCTATATGCCCATAAGACATCATCCAACTTTGCTGCCCAATCCTTCCTATTCACACTTACTATTTTCTCTAGTATTTGCTTTATTTCTCTATTTGACATTTCAGCTTGTCCACTTGTTTGCAGATGATACGCGGTGACAACTCCATGGTGGACCCCGTATTTGGATAGAAGGTTATTCATCAACCGattgtaaaaatattttctttcatcaCTAATCAAAGCATGTGGAGTCCCAAACCTCGAGAATATGTCTTTTTTCACAAAAGTGGC
Proteins encoded in this window:
- the LOC107773184 gene encoding uncharacterized protein LOC107773184, producing MDLEAAGKRSFLQLNELDEFRLHAYENSKLYKEKIKRWYDKRIQSRHFEPGQKVLLFNFKIKWFSEKLKSRWPGLFKVVKVTPYSAIELRTLNGERTFMVNGQRVKYYWGDVIHHQSKVLLSDDQARPCIVLRR